In one Bacillus thuringiensis genomic region, the following are encoded:
- the hppD gene encoding 4-hydroxyphenylpyruvate dioxygenase — translation MKQKSMDTLAAQMEDFFPVRDVDHLEFYVGNAKQSSYYLARAFGFKIVAYSGLETGNREKVSYVLVQKNMRFVVSGALSSENRIAEFVKTHGDGVKDVALLVDDVDKAYSEAVKRGAVAIAPPQELTDEEGTLKKAVIGTYGDTIHTLVERKNYKGAFMPGFQKVEFNIPFEESGLIAVDHVVGNVEKMEEWVSYYENVMGFKQMIHFDDDDISTEYSALMSKVMTNGSRIKFPINEPADGKRKSQIQEYLEFYNGAGVQHLALLTSDIVKTVEALRANGVEFLDTPDTYYDELTARVGKIDEEIDKLKELKILVDRDDEGYLLQIFTKPIVDRPTLFIEIIQRKGSRGFGEGNFKALFESIEREQERRGNL, via the coding sequence ATGAAACAAAAATCTATGGATACGCTAGCTGCACAAATGGAGGACTTTTTTCCAGTACGTGATGTAGATCATTTGGAATTTTACGTAGGGAATGCAAAGCAATCGAGTTATTATCTTGCGAGAGCGTTCGGATTCAAAATTGTAGCTTACTCTGGATTAGAAACTGGAAACCGTGAAAAGGTATCTTATGTTCTTGTGCAAAAAAATATGCGTTTCGTTGTGTCTGGAGCTTTAAGTAGTGAAAATCGTATTGCAGAGTTTGTAAAGACTCATGGTGATGGCGTGAAGGATGTGGCACTACTTGTTGATGATGTTGATAAAGCATACTCAGAAGCAGTGAAACGTGGTGCCGTCGCAATTGCTCCACCACAGGAATTAACAGATGAGGAAGGTACATTGAAAAAAGCAGTTATTGGTACGTATGGTGATACAATTCATACGCTTGTAGAGCGTAAAAATTATAAAGGGGCATTTATGCCAGGATTCCAAAAGGTAGAATTTAATATTCCATTTGAAGAGTCTGGTTTAATTGCTGTTGATCATGTAGTTGGTAATGTTGAAAAAATGGAAGAGTGGGTTAGTTATTACGAGAATGTTATGGGCTTTAAACAAATGATTCATTTTGATGATGACGATATTAGTACAGAGTATTCGGCGTTAATGTCGAAAGTTATGACGAATGGAAGTCGTATTAAGTTTCCTATTAACGAACCAGCAGACGGAAAGAGAAAGTCACAAATTCAAGAGTATCTAGAATTCTATAATGGAGCTGGTGTACAACATCTTGCTTTATTAACAAGTGATATTGTTAAAACAGTTGAAGCGCTTCGTGCAAATGGGGTGGAGTTTTTAGATACACCTGATACTTATTATGATGAGTTAACTGCACGAGTTGGAAAAATTGATGAAGAAATTGATAAGTTAAAAGAATTAAAGATCTTAGTAGATCGTGATGATGAAGGTTACTTACTACAAATCTTTACGAAACCAATTGTAGATCGCCCGACTTTATTTATTGAAATCATTCAACGTAAAGGTTCTCGTGGATTTGGTGAAGGAAACTTTAAAGCGTTATTCGAATCAATTGAAAGAGAACAAGAGCGTCGCGGGAACTTATAA
- a CDS encoding Cof-type HAD-IIB family hydrolase: MKLIALDMDGTLLSSNLEISKENLQAIQTAQEAGHIVMICSGRAKEDALKLLEEYKLSLPVGASNGAIVYVDGKVINSRCLQNDKVYKLAKLLESEGFPYKLYTNKGVYSPYTWQDQVMQAFEENKHALDVTLEELERITEKQKKSNLITDFQKIEDVVNNPELEISKFFILTFNATHRAQLLSMLQEDTDISVTASAPTNVEIMDKLGHKGNGLQEMAAYFNIPIEDTIAIGDNFNDVPMLQVAGLSVAMGNAEEDVKKLCDVVTLTNNEHGVAHAIEQFVLKQTSSSK, from the coding sequence TTGAAATTAATCGCATTAGATATGGATGGTACACTACTATCATCTAATCTTGAAATCTCCAAAGAAAACCTACAAGCAATCCAAACTGCACAAGAAGCCGGTCATATTGTAATGATCTGTTCTGGTCGTGCGAAAGAGGATGCTTTAAAACTATTGGAAGAATATAAATTATCTCTTCCAGTCGGAGCAAGCAATGGGGCAATTGTTTATGTGGATGGAAAAGTAATTAACTCGCGTTGTTTACAAAACGATAAAGTATACAAGCTTGCAAAATTACTAGAATCTGAAGGTTTTCCTTATAAGCTATATACGAATAAAGGAGTTTATTCTCCATATACATGGCAAGATCAAGTCATGCAAGCTTTCGAAGAGAACAAGCATGCATTAGATGTTACACTTGAGGAGCTTGAGAGAATTACAGAAAAACAAAAGAAATCAAACTTAATTACTGATTTCCAAAAAATTGAAGATGTTGTAAATAATCCAGAATTAGAAATATCTAAATTCTTCATTTTGACATTTAATGCAACGCATCGTGCACAGCTATTAAGTATGTTACAAGAAGACACTGATATTTCGGTTACAGCATCAGCTCCTACTAATGTAGAAATTATGGATAAGCTTGGTCATAAAGGAAACGGTCTACAAGAAATGGCTGCTTATTTCAATATACCAATTGAAGATACTATTGCAATCGGGGACAACTTTAATGATGTGCCAATGTTACAAGTAGCTGGCTTATCAGTTGCGATGGGAAATGCTGAAGAAGATGTAAAAAAACTATGTGATGTTGTAACATTAACAAACAATGAACATGGTGTTGCTCACGCAATTGAGCAATTTGTATTGAAACAAACTTCATCTAGTAAATAA
- a CDS encoding MDR family MFS transporter → MKNTWRELREMDRNVWIRFIGETLNGIAMMMLMPFFALYLKDKVDSLLEVGVIMALSPIAASFGSLIGGRIADIYGRKPIMIFSMASNALLMLGFLFIEGFIPYAILSIFLGLSNSLFHPAASAMVADVTVPEKRTEAYGLLRMGHNIGAAIGPIMGASVVVLSKNLVFIIASSTMLFYALLVLLLIQETMPKRTDREEHKEKESGAVWKIVMQDKALMIYLLAGIIISMGFSQTEGMLPLHFDNEMKRIFGTNNPYPYLMALNGLLVVLFQFQISKWATDKPVGKTMLYGACLFGIGLFFIGWLPKWFGEFNTNATIILITLLFVYAIYTLGEMIMSPVQMTFVANLAPEHLRGTYMGAASLQWITGSAFGPLLGGFLLDRLLGHFLFTILAVGCVVAGIVYVSLDRLVEQRQKDTLTKQSS, encoded by the coding sequence ATGAAAAATACGTGGCGTGAGTTAAGGGAGATGGACCGTAACGTATGGATTCGATTTATTGGAGAGACGTTAAATGGAATTGCAATGATGATGTTAATGCCTTTTTTTGCATTATATTTAAAAGATAAGGTAGATTCGTTGTTGGAAGTTGGGGTTATTATGGCGCTTTCTCCAATTGCTGCAAGCTTTGGATCACTTATAGGAGGGAGAATTGCTGACATATATGGAAGAAAGCCTATTATGATATTTTCTATGGCAAGTAATGCATTATTAATGCTCGGTTTTCTATTTATAGAAGGATTTATTCCATATGCAATTTTATCTATTTTTTTAGGGTTGAGTAATTCTTTATTTCATCCAGCTGCATCAGCTATGGTCGCAGATGTAACGGTACCAGAAAAAAGAACAGAGGCATATGGTTTATTACGAATGGGACACAATATAGGTGCTGCGATTGGTCCGATAATGGGAGCATCAGTAGTTGTGTTGTCAAAGAACCTTGTGTTTATTATTGCCTCTTCTACAATGCTATTTTATGCGTTACTTGTATTACTTCTTATTCAAGAGACGATGCCAAAAAGGACAGATAGGGAAGAACATAAAGAAAAGGAATCTGGAGCAGTTTGGAAAATTGTAATGCAAGATAAGGCATTAATGATTTACTTATTAGCAGGTATTATCATTTCGATGGGGTTTTCTCAAACCGAAGGCATGTTGCCACTACATTTTGATAATGAAATGAAGCGTATTTTTGGAACGAATAATCCATATCCATATTTAATGGCGTTAAACGGACTATTAGTTGTTTTATTCCAGTTTCAAATTTCAAAATGGGCTACGGATAAACCAGTCGGGAAGACGATGTTATATGGTGCATGTTTATTCGGGATTGGATTATTTTTTATAGGGTGGTTACCGAAGTGGTTTGGAGAATTTAATACAAATGCTACAATTATTTTAATAACACTACTGTTCGTTTATGCTATATATACGTTAGGTGAAATGATTATGTCGCCTGTACAGATGACATTTGTAGCAAATTTGGCCCCTGAGCATTTGAGAGGGACTTATATGGGAGCTGCAAGTTTGCAGTGGATTACAGGAAGCGCATTTGGCCCACTTTTGGGAGGTTTTTTATTAGATCGATTACTTGGTCACTTTCTATTTACAATTTTAGCTGTAGGATGTGTAGTTGCAGGTATTGTATATGTTTCTTTAGATCGCCTTGTTGAGCAAAGGCAAAAAGACACACTAACCAAACAATCGTCTTAG
- a CDS encoding DUF3948 family protein: MNSEQVFQVTKTDLLGSLGGAVIVTSFILFLANVLV, translated from the coding sequence ATGAACAGTGAACAAGTGTTTCAAGTAACAAAAACAGATTTATTAGGATCCTTAGGTGGAGCGGTAATAGTAACATCATTTATTCTATTCCTTGCAAATGTATTAGTATGA
- a CDS encoding DUF3948 family protein has translation MKEQVLQVTKGDFVGSASGAVVLTALIVFLSSVLV, from the coding sequence ATGAAAGAGCAAGTATTACAAGTAACAAAAGGTGACTTCGTAGGATCAGCAAGTGGGGCAGTAGTATTAACAGCGTTAATCGTATTTCTATCAAGCGTATTAGTATAA
- a CDS encoding homogentisate 1,2-dioxygenase, producing the protein MFYRHMGELPHKRHVQFRKKDGSLYREQVMGTKGFSGTQSILYHHYMPTEVGHSALSHSCQLQYEEDVALSHRHFRTKESKKSGDAISGRNFILGNEDLLIGVVSPTEKMDYFYRNGDGDEMLFVHYGTGKIETMFGTIHYRKGDYVTIPIGTIYRVIPDEGETKFLVVEANSQITTPRRYRNEYGQLLEHSPFCERDLRGPEKLETYDEKGEFVVMTKSRGYMHKHVLGHHPLDVVGWDGYLYPWVFNVEDFEPITGRIHQPPPVHQTFEGHNFVICSFVPRLYDYHPESIPAPYYHSNVNSDEVLYYVEGNFMSRKGVEEGSITLHPSGIPHGPHPGKTEASIGKKETLELAVMIDTFRPLRIVKQAHETEDEKYMYSWIEQGSYTVK; encoded by the coding sequence ATGTTTTATCGTCACATGGGAGAACTACCTCATAAACGACATGTACAATTTCGTAAAAAAGATGGATCGCTTTATCGTGAACAGGTAATGGGAACAAAAGGTTTTTCTGGTACGCAGTCTATTTTATATCATCATTATATGCCAACAGAAGTAGGTCATTCTGCATTATCGCATTCTTGTCAGTTGCAGTATGAAGAGGATGTTGCTCTTTCTCATCGCCACTTTCGAACGAAAGAAAGTAAAAAAAGTGGTGATGCAATAAGTGGACGGAATTTCATACTTGGAAATGAAGATTTGTTAATTGGAGTAGTGAGTCCAACAGAAAAAATGGATTATTTCTATCGTAATGGTGATGGCGACGAAATGTTATTTGTTCATTATGGAACAGGAAAAATTGAAACGATGTTTGGAACGATTCACTATAGAAAAGGCGACTATGTAACGATTCCAATTGGAACGATTTATCGTGTTATTCCAGATGAAGGAGAGACTAAGTTTCTTGTTGTAGAGGCGAATAGCCAAATTACAACGCCGCGTCGTTATCGAAATGAATACGGACAATTGTTAGAGCATAGTCCGTTTTGTGAAAGAGATCTTCGTGGTCCAGAAAAATTAGAGACATATGATGAAAAAGGCGAGTTTGTCGTAATGACAAAATCAAGAGGCTATATGCATAAACATGTTTTAGGACACCACCCGTTAGATGTTGTTGGATGGGATGGCTATTTATATCCGTGGGTATTTAATGTAGAGGATTTTGAACCAATTACAGGGCGCATTCATCAGCCGCCGCCAGTACATCAAACATTTGAAGGACATAATTTTGTTATTTGCTCTTTCGTACCACGTTTATACGATTATCATCCAGAGTCAATTCCGGCACCATATTATCATAGTAATGTTAATAGTGATGAAGTTCTTTACTATGTAGAAGGAAACTTTATGAGTCGCAAAGGTGTGGAAGAAGGTTCTATTACACTTCATCCGAGCGGGATTCCCCATGGGCCGCATCCTGGGAAAACGGAGGCAAGTATAGGGAAGAAAGAGACGCTTGAATTAGCTGTTATGATAGACACATTCCGTCCGCTTCGTATTGTCAAACAAGCACATGAAACAGAAGATGAAAAGTATATGTATAGCTGGATTGAACAAGGTTCATATACTGTGAAATAA
- a CDS encoding ABC transporter ATP-binding protein: MSKAVVELKDLQTHFQTDEGTVKAVNHVSFVVREGETVCVVGESGCGKSVTALSIMGLIAESGSVVGGDILYEGKSLLGMKEKELRSLRGNDIAMIFQEPMTSLNPVFTVGEQIVETLREHELLSKNEAYKKAIELIRKVGIARADEIVHSYPHELSGGMLQRIMIAVALSCNPKLLIADEPTTALDVTIQAQILDLLRQVKEEFKTSILLITHDLGVVAEMADYVVVMYGGKVIEEAPVLEIFQNPKHPYTKGLLKSKPVMGKRIDKLYSIPGQVPNLVGLGEFCYFSGRCEHCMEICEKEAPNLNVNDENHKVACWLYEERAEQ, translated from the coding sequence ATGAGTAAAGCGGTAGTAGAGCTGAAAGACTTACAAACACATTTTCAAACTGACGAGGGGACAGTAAAGGCTGTGAACCATGTTAGCTTTGTGGTTCGAGAAGGGGAAACTGTTTGTGTTGTAGGTGAATCAGGTTGCGGGAAAAGTGTAACAGCTTTATCTATTATGGGGCTTATTGCTGAATCTGGTAGTGTAGTGGGTGGAGACATTTTATATGAAGGAAAAAGTCTTTTAGGAATGAAAGAGAAAGAACTTCGTAGTTTACGAGGTAATGATATTGCGATGATTTTCCAAGAACCGATGACATCGCTAAACCCCGTCTTCACTGTAGGTGAGCAAATTGTAGAAACGTTAAGGGAGCATGAATTACTTAGTAAAAATGAAGCATATAAGAAGGCAATTGAGTTAATTCGTAAAGTTGGCATAGCCCGCGCTGATGAAATCGTCCATTCTTATCCGCATGAACTGAGCGGTGGGATGTTACAACGTATTATGATTGCTGTTGCACTTAGTTGTAATCCTAAGTTATTAATTGCGGATGAACCAACAACAGCTCTTGATGTTACCATTCAGGCTCAAATATTGGATCTACTAAGACAAGTGAAAGAAGAATTTAAAACGTCGATTTTATTAATTACACATGACTTAGGTGTCGTAGCAGAAATGGCTGATTATGTTGTCGTTATGTATGGCGGGAAAGTTATTGAAGAAGCCCCAGTACTAGAGATATTCCAAAATCCAAAACATCCTTATACGAAAGGATTATTGAAATCAAAACCAGTAATGGGAAAACGAATAGATAAACTATATTCTATTCCAGGGCAAGTTCCGAATTTAGTTGGTTTAGGTGAGTTTTGTTACTTTAGTGGGCGTTGTGAGCATTGTATGGAAATATGTGAAAAAGAAGCCCCAAATCTAAATGTAAATGATGAAAATCATAAAGTAGCTTGCTGGTTATATGAGGAGCGTGCGGAACAATGA
- a CDS encoding DUF3948 family protein — translation MKDMKEQVLQVTKGDFVGSASGAVVLTALIVFLSSVLV, via the coding sequence ATGAAAGATATGAAAGAGCAAGTATTACAAGTAACAAAAGGTGACTTCGTAGGATCAGCAAGTGGAGCGGTAGTATTAACAGCATTAATCGTATTTTTATCAAGCGTATTAGTATAA
- a CDS encoding amino acid permease, which yields MKRIFQKKPIAKLMQESKQKTLARTLGALDLTMLGIGAIVGTGIFVLTGVVAAKHSGPAIILSFAIAALACAFAAFCYAEFASSVPVSGSVYTYTYATMGEVFAFLIGWDLMLEYLLATSAVANGWSAYFQSLLKGFGIHIPTILSSAPGTGKGGIIDLPAVLIILVMTVLLSRGVRESARVNNIMVFIKIAVVLIFIFAGFNYVKPENWTPFMPFGLDGVMAGAATVFFAFIGFDAVSTAAEEVKRPQRDLPIGIIASLLICTVLYIVVSLILTGIVPYGQLNISDPVAFALQFIGQDGLAGVISVGAITGITTVMLVMMYGQVRVSYAMSRDGLLPKRLAKVHPKFKTPFLNTWTTGIIAALISGLIDLNVLAHLVNMGTLSAFALVAVAVIVMRRTHPDLPRAFKAPLVPFLPALTVIFCLYLMLQLSGTAWISFGIWMVIGIAVYFLYSRKHSALNNSKKEEDVANL from the coding sequence ATGAAGCGAATTTTTCAAAAGAAGCCAATTGCAAAGTTAATGCAAGAAAGTAAGCAAAAAACGTTAGCAAGAACATTGGGCGCGCTAGATTTAACTATGCTTGGAATCGGAGCAATTGTTGGAACTGGTATTTTTGTTCTAACGGGTGTTGTGGCAGCGAAACATTCTGGGCCAGCTATTATATTATCATTTGCGATTGCCGCTCTAGCTTGTGCCTTTGCTGCATTTTGTTATGCTGAATTTGCTTCTTCAGTTCCTGTCTCGGGCAGTGTGTATACGTATACATACGCGACGATGGGGGAAGTATTCGCATTTTTAATTGGCTGGGATTTAATGCTGGAATATTTACTTGCTACATCTGCTGTAGCGAACGGTTGGTCTGCATATTTTCAATCTTTATTAAAGGGGTTTGGAATTCATATCCCGACTATTCTCTCCTCGGCTCCTGGTACAGGTAAGGGTGGAATAATTGATCTACCTGCAGTTCTAATTATTTTAGTGATGACAGTTCTTTTATCTAGGGGTGTTCGTGAAAGTGCACGAGTAAATAACATTATGGTATTTATTAAAATAGCAGTTGTTCTTATTTTTATCTTTGCTGGTTTTAATTATGTGAAACCTGAAAACTGGACGCCTTTTATGCCATTTGGTTTAGATGGTGTAATGGCTGGAGCGGCTACAGTATTTTTCGCATTTATAGGATTTGATGCAGTTTCAACAGCGGCAGAAGAAGTGAAACGTCCGCAACGTGATTTACCAATTGGTATTATTGCATCGTTATTAATTTGTACAGTTCTTTATATCGTTGTTTCGCTTATTTTGACAGGAATTGTTCCATACGGGCAGCTAAATATATCAGATCCAGTTGCTTTCGCACTTCAATTTATTGGACAAGATGGTTTAGCGGGGGTAATTTCAGTAGGAGCAATTACAGGAATTACAACAGTAATGCTAGTTATGATGTATGGGCAAGTTCGTGTTTCTTATGCGATGAGCCGAGATGGTTTACTGCCGAAGCGTCTAGCTAAAGTTCATCCGAAATTTAAAACGCCATTTTTAAATACATGGACAACGGGAATTATTGCGGCACTGATTTCAGGATTAATAGATTTAAATGTTTTAGCGCATCTTGTAAATATGGGGACATTGTCAGCATTTGCACTCGTAGCTGTTGCGGTAATCGTAATGAGAAGAACTCATCCAGACTTACCAAGGGCATTTAAGGCTCCGCTTGTACCATTTTTACCAGCATTAACAGTGATTTTCTGTTTATACTTAATGCTTCAATTATCGGGGACAGCGTGGATTAGTTTTGGGATATGGATGGTTATTGGTATAGCGGTTTACTTCTTATATAGCCGAAAACATAGTGCTTTAAATAATAGTAAAAAAGAAGAAGATGTTGCAAATTTATAA
- a CDS encoding D-alanine--D-alanine ligase has product MTKIKLGLLYGGKSAEHQVSLQTALAAIKALNQDKFEIHPIYITEQGQWVRGERIEGEVTDVEALKMSGAENAISPLSLSTEIIPSAASEENAIDVIFPLLHGPNGEDGTVQGLLELMNIPYVGNGVLASSAGMDKVVMKNIFAEAGLKQAKYASFIRSAWEKNREEAYSKVEDKLGYPCFVKPANLGSSVGINKCKNREELEDAFVEAFQFDRKIIVEENIVGREVEVGVLGNDEPKCSVVGEIVPKKDFYDYKSKYIDGDTALIIPAEMTEEESNVIKRDAIIAFQSLDGAGLTRADFFLTKDGEVYINEVNTMPGFTPFSMFPLLWQHTGLPYPELIEELIRLAIERHEEKQKIKYTI; this is encoded by the coding sequence TTGACGAAAATTAAATTAGGTTTATTATATGGTGGAAAATCAGCTGAGCATCAAGTTTCGCTACAGACGGCTCTTGCTGCTATTAAAGCGTTAAATCAAGATAAATTCGAGATTCATCCAATTTATATTACAGAACAAGGTCAATGGGTACGTGGTGAGCGTATTGAAGGCGAAGTAACAGATGTTGAAGCTTTAAAAATGAGTGGTGCAGAAAATGCGATTTCTCCGTTATCATTAAGTACAGAAATTATCCCATCTGCAGCTTCTGAGGAGAACGCTATTGACGTTATTTTCCCATTACTACATGGACCAAACGGTGAAGATGGAACGGTTCAAGGACTATTAGAATTAATGAATATCCCTTATGTAGGAAATGGTGTTCTAGCATCATCTGCTGGTATGGATAAAGTTGTTATGAAAAACATCTTTGCAGAGGCTGGTTTAAAACAAGCAAAATATGCATCCTTCATTCGTAGTGCATGGGAAAAAAATCGTGAGGAAGCTTATTCTAAAGTAGAAGATAAGTTAGGATATCCTTGCTTCGTAAAACCAGCAAACCTTGGTTCAAGTGTTGGTATTAATAAGTGTAAAAATCGTGAAGAACTTGAGGATGCATTTGTAGAGGCATTCCAATTTGATCGCAAAATTATTGTAGAAGAAAATATTGTAGGTCGTGAAGTAGAAGTTGGGGTACTAGGTAATGATGAGCCGAAATGTTCAGTTGTAGGTGAAATCGTCCCGAAAAAGGACTTCTATGATTATAAGTCGAAATATATCGATGGTGATACGGCGCTAATTATTCCAGCTGAAATGACAGAAGAAGAATCTAATGTAATTAAGCGTGATGCGATTATTGCATTCCAATCATTAGACGGTGCAGGTTTAACGCGAGCTGATTTCTTCTTAACGAAAGATGGAGAAGTGTATATTAACGAAGTAAACACAATGCCAGGATTTACACCGTTCAGTATGTTCCCTCTATTATGGCAACATACTGGGTTACCGTATCCAGAATTAATCGAAGAGCTAATTCGTTTAGCGATTGAACGTCACGAAGAAAAACAAAAAATTAAATATACAATCTAA
- a CDS encoding fumarylacetoacetate hydrolase family protein, translating to MKFVTFRLPSKELRAGWLEGDKVIDMNLASEGEIPSSMMAFLEKADEYVEVVRNIKNPNKGIYALEEVQLTAALPNPSSIRDFYAFEQHVKTARGRRGLDVVPEWYDIPVFYFTNHRAVIGSGDFVIGPKKSKKLDYELEIACVIGKEGRNISREQAEEYIFGYCIMNDWSARDLQATEMKVGLGPAKGKDFATSLGAHLVTKEELDVYRNGDRYNLEMTAHVNGKLLSKGNFQDIYYTFAEMIERASEDVTLYPGDVIGSGTVGTGCILELGTEEWLQDGDVVELSITGLGTLRNTIKKEKEAGDGHVLSSHGRTTS from the coding sequence ATGAAATTTGTTACATTTCGTCTTCCTTCAAAAGAACTACGAGCTGGATGGCTTGAAGGTGACAAAGTAATAGATATGAATCTTGCTAGTGAAGGAGAAATCCCTTCTTCTATGATGGCTTTTTTAGAGAAAGCAGATGAGTATGTAGAAGTAGTGCGGAATATTAAGAATCCAAATAAGGGTATATATGCTTTAGAAGAAGTACAATTGACAGCTGCTCTTCCTAATCCGAGTAGTATTCGAGATTTTTACGCATTTGAACAACATGTAAAAACAGCTCGCGGACGAAGAGGATTAGATGTTGTGCCTGAATGGTATGATATTCCGGTTTTTTATTTTACTAATCATCGTGCTGTAATTGGTTCCGGTGATTTTGTAATTGGTCCGAAAAAGTCTAAAAAGCTTGATTATGAGTTGGAGATTGCTTGCGTAATAGGAAAAGAAGGGCGAAATATTTCTCGTGAGCAAGCAGAGGAATATATTTTTGGTTATTGTATTATGAACGACTGGAGTGCGAGAGACTTACAAGCAACAGAAATGAAAGTAGGTCTCGGTCCAGCGAAAGGAAAAGACTTTGCAACTTCTTTAGGAGCACATCTCGTTACGAAAGAGGAATTAGACGTTTATCGTAATGGTGATCGATATAATTTAGAAATGACTGCTCATGTAAATGGAAAACTATTATCAAAGGGAAACTTCCAAGATATTTACTATACATTTGCTGAAATGATTGAACGTGCTTCAGAGGACGTTACGTTATATCCAGGAGATGTGATTGGTTCTGGGACAGTAGGAACAGGATGTATTTTAGAACTGGGTACAGAAGAGTGGCTACAAGATGGAGATGTTGTAGAACTGTCGATTACTGGTTTAGGTACACTACGTAATACGATCAAAAAAGAAAAGGAAGCGGGTGATGGGCATGTTTTATCGTCACATGGGAGAACTACCTCATAA
- a CDS encoding ABC transporter ATP-binding protein — MSEPLLEVKNLKTYFPIKGGVFSRTIGHVKAVDGVSFTINKGEVFGLVGESGSGKTTIGKTILRLVQKTEGEVKFKGKDVHSLSKDELRKHRPNMQLVFQDPFSSLNPRMRIGEALGEPMLAHGLATKENVREKVIEVLELCGLAPYHIDRYPHEFSGGQRQRIVIARAMVLNPEFIVADEPVAALDVSIQAQIINLFSELQEKKGLSYLFISHDLSVVEHLCTKIGIMYLGTIVETAPRDELFTNPLHPYTKALLSAVPIPDPTVKRERIILEGDIPSPANPPSGCRFHTRCPFATDVCKKTVPEFRNVGEEHFVACHHV; from the coding sequence ATGAGTGAACCATTATTAGAGGTAAAAAACCTAAAGACATATTTTCCAATCAAGGGTGGCGTATTTAGTAGAACAATTGGGCATGTAAAAGCAGTTGATGGAGTAAGTTTTACTATTAATAAAGGTGAAGTGTTTGGTCTCGTTGGCGAATCAGGGAGCGGAAAAACAACAATAGGAAAAACAATTTTACGCCTCGTTCAAAAAACGGAGGGAGAAGTGAAGTTTAAAGGGAAAGATGTTCATTCTTTATCCAAGGATGAATTAAGAAAACATCGCCCTAATATGCAGCTCGTTTTCCAAGATCCATTTAGTTCATTAAATCCGAGAATGAGAATTGGAGAAGCGCTTGGAGAGCCAATGTTGGCCCACGGATTAGCGACGAAAGAAAATGTTCGTGAAAAGGTAATTGAAGTATTGGAGTTATGTGGATTAGCTCCTTATCATATTGACCGGTATCCCCATGAGTTTTCTGGTGGACAACGTCAGCGTATCGTAATCGCAAGAGCTATGGTATTAAATCCAGAATTCATTGTAGCTGATGAACCTGTGGCGGCACTAGATGTATCTATCCAAGCACAAATTATTAATTTATTTAGTGAGTTACAGGAGAAAAAGGGATTATCTTATTTATTCATTTCGCATGATTTAAGTGTAGTAGAACATTTATGTACGAAAATCGGAATTATGTATTTAGGTACGATTGTGGAGACAGCACCGCGTGATGAGTTATTTACCAATCCGCTACATCCTTATACGAAAGCATTGTTATCAGCTGTTCCAATACCAGATCCAACAGTGAAGCGAGAGCGAATTATACTAGAAGGGGATATTCCAAGTCCAGCAAATCCACCTTCGGGCTGTCGTTTTCATACACGTTGCCCATTTGCAACGGATGTTTGTAAAAAAACAGTACCAGAATTCCGTAATGTTGGTGAGGAGCATTTTGTTGCTTGTCATCACGTATAA